In Candidatus Delongbacteria bacterium, the genomic stretch GCGCCTCACCAGCTCGCCCGAGGGCCAGGGGGCCAGTCTGGCGATGGCCCTGCACAACATGCCGCGCAGCGTGCTGCTCTTCAAGAACCTGGAATACGCCGCCGAAGAAGTGCTGCACTTTCTGCTGCAGTGCATCACCACCGGCCGCGTGCGCGATGCGCGCGGCACCGATTCGCCGATCAGCGAGCTGACCGTGGTGCTGCTCTCCGATCTGGTGGGGCTCAGCGAGCACCGCGGTACCATGGGCTTCGTGGATCCTGAACAGCGTGATCCATTCTCCGAGCTGGCCCTGCGTGAATACTTCAGTCCGGAACTGCTGCGGGCCGTGGACAAGACCGTGGTGTTCCTTCCCCTGGCCGAAGAAGTGCTGATGGAGATCCTCCGGCGCAAGTTGCTGCCCGAACTGGAACAGCGGCTCAAGCGCATCGGCCACCGCCTGGTGGTCTGCGAGGATGTGATCCAGCACATCGCCGAAACCGGCATCGCCGAGGGCCGCAATGCCCAGACCCTGAACAGCGACTTCCGTCGCCTGTTGGCCATGCCGGTCAACGAAGCCCTGCTGGCCAGTCCCGGCCAGCCCCTGTACCTCACGACCCGCATTGAGAACGACCAGATCGTGGTGGACGCCTTGCCCCTTGCTGAGAAGTCCTGATCGTCACAACAGCGTCTCCGCGATGCTTGCGCCATCGGCGTCACCGCTGTGGAAGAAGATTGATCAAAGACAGAGCCGTAGCTTCCAGCCGGGCCCGGATGAAGCCCCACATACCTGATCTCGTCATCTGACTTTCCGGCGAAATCCGGGGACATGAGGTTGTGCCCGCATCGAAGTCTTCGATCCCTCAATCTTCCCCTTCCACCGGCATCCTGCCACTGACGGTGGCCCGTGATGCCTTCCTCGGCCCGGGTATGCCTGCCGTGATGCATCGTTTTCCACCTTTCATTGGACGGGTCCAAAGCAAGGTGGAGCCAAAGAAAGACCCTCTTCGCAGGCCCCGCGCCGCGCAAACTTGGCCCGCTTCGCGGTCCGGCGAGCAAGCGCGGCGGCCTACGCTCCCTGCCCGACCGTTCCGTCTCGATGGTTCCGCCACCGGCGTCACCGCTGTGGAAGGGGATGGATCAGAGGTGTGTGGCATCGGTCCCAATCCTTCATCCATGCGAAGCAGATCACCCAGAGTGGCGCCCCCCAAGCATGTCATTCCCGCGCAAGCGGGAATCCCGAACGGTTACACCGGCCATTCCATGCCCCCATCCCATCCCGCCTTTCGGCGGGCCTTCCCCCGCTGCGCGAGGGAAGGTGACCACGGCTTCGCCTTGGCACACATGCGCTGTCTGCCAAGCCCCGAATGGGGCATCACACATCATAGCCCGTGGGGAATCCACGGGCGGAAGCGTGGGTGCGCCGCCATATCACCCACCGCGAGACGCCGTAGCTTCCAGCCGGGCCCGATGAAGCCCCACATACGTAATCTTCTCATCTGACTTTCCGGCGAAATCCGGGGAAAGTGGGCGTCAGTCGCACCGGAATCCTCGAACCCTCAATCTACCATCCTCTTCCACTGGTATCTGTCACTGACTGGGGCTCGTGATACCTTCCTCGGCCCTGCATTGCCTCCCGTGACGCATCGTTTTCCACCTTTCTTTGGACGGGTCCAAAGAAAGGTGGAGCCAAAGAAAGACCCTCTTCGCAGGCCTCGCGCCGCGCAAACTTGGCCCGCGATGCGGTCCTTCGGGCCAAGCGCGGCGACCCACGCTCCCTGCTCGACCGTTCCGTCTCGATGGTTCCGCCACCGGCGTCACCGCCGTGGAAGGGGATGGATCAGAGGCGTGTGGCATCGGTCCCAATCCGTCATCCATGCGAAACAGGTCACCCAGGGTGGCGCCCCCCAAGCATGTCATTCCCGCGCAAGCGGGAATCCCGAACGGTTACACCGGCCATCCCATGCCCCCATCCCATCCCGCCTGTCGGCGGGCCTTCCCCCGCTGCGCGAGGGAAGGAATCATGGCTTCGCCTTGGCACACATGCGCTGCCTGACAAGCCCCGAATGGGGCATCACACATCATAGCCCGTGGGGAATCCACGGGCGGACGAATGGGCCTCGCACATGTAGGGATCGTGCTGCGGGGAATGGGGGCACTTTGCGGGGCAAGACATCTTTGGTGCATCCGTCCACCCCATGCCCCCATCCCATCCCGCCTGTCGGCGGGCCTTCCCCCGCTGCGCGAGGGAAGGGATCATGGCTTCGCCTTGGCACACATGCGCTGCCTGACAAGCCCCGAATGGGGCATCACACATCATGGCCCGTGGGGAATCCACGGGCGGACGAACGGGCCTCGCACGTGCAGGGATCGTGCTGCGGGGGATGGGGGCACTTTGCGAGGCTCAACACTTCTCGTTCATTCGGACACGAATGGCCCCCATCCCATCCCGCCTGTCGGCGGGCCTTCCCCCGCTGCGCGAGGGAAGGAATCATGGCTTCGCCTTGGCACACATGCGCTGCCTGACAAGCCCCGAATGGGGCATCACACATCATAGCCCGTGGGGAATCCACGGGCGGACGAATGGGCCTCGCACATGTAGGGATCGTGCTGCGGGGAATGGGGGCACTTTGCGGGGCAAGACATCTTTGGTGCATCCGTCCACCCCATGCCCCCATCCCATCCCGCCTGTCGGCGGGCCTTCCCCCGCTGCGCGAGGGAAGGAATCATGGCGACACCTCGGCACACATGCGCTGCCTGACAAGCCCCGAATGGGGCATCACACATCATGGCCCGTGGTGAATCCACGGGTGGACGAATGGGCCTCGCACGTGCAGGGATCGTGCTGCGGGGGATGGCGGCAATCACGCGAGGCAAGACATTTTTGGTTCATCCGGCGACGCATCGGCCCCCATCCCATCCCGCCGGTCGGCGGGCCTTCCCCCGCTGCGCGAGGGAAGGTGACTTTGGCTTCGCCTTGGCGCACAAACGCGGCTTGCCAAGCCCCGAATGGGGCATGACACATCATAGCCCGTGGGGAATCCACGGGCGGACGCGATGGCCTCGCTGCAGACTCACCCAAGCGAGATACCGTCCCCCGGATGAGGCCTCCGTTTCCGCGCCGCGACGTGGCCCGCTGCGGCGCACTCCGGGTCTCGCGCGGACCGAGCTTGGTCTCGCCGGAATGCCGCGTCTCGGTGGTCCCGCCTTCGGTCTCGACGCTGCCGGGCCAGGATATTCCTTGCCGCCCACCCGGAACTTTCTCCCTGCCGGAGATGCAAACGACCGCCATTCGGGAAGGCTGTTTCAAGGCTAAGACCTTGAAATACAAGGGTCGAACTTCCGGACTTGCGGAGTTCGCACTTCCGGCCCGGATTTTGCCGAAAGCCTCCCGTCAGGATCGCCCCCGGATGAACCGGGTGTGGATCGGTCCGGCACGAACCGGGAAGGCACCATGGCCGAAGAGTTCCAGGAAAAGACAGAAGAACCAACCGCCAAGCGGCGTGAAGACGCGCGCATGGAGGGACAGGTCGCCCGCAGCCAGGAGCTGAATTCAGCTGCCGTGCTGATGGGGGCCAGCCTGGTGTTTTTCCTGGGCGGGCGCAAGTTGCTGGAAGGTCTGGCCGGACTGATGCGCGACGCGATGATCCAGGCCCCCGTGCGTAGCCTTGAAGTGGCCGACGCCACCCGCATGCTCAATGAGAGTGCGCTGGAGGTCGTCTGGTTGAGCATGCCCTTCCTGCTGGGAGTGGGTGTGCTGGCGTTTCTGGCGTCGGTGGCCCAGGTGGGCTGGGTCGTGAGTGCCAAGGCCCTCGAACCCAAGTTGGACAAGCTGAACCCCATCAAGGGTTTTGCCCAGATGTTCAGCGCGCGTTCGCTCGGGGAGCTGATCAAGAGCGTGGCCAAGATCGCGTTGATCGGCTGGATCTGCTGGTTGCTGCTCCAGAAGGAGCTGCAGGGGCTGCTGCCCATGGTGTACTCCACGCCCATGATGATCCTGTCACACGTGGGCAGCATCGTGTTGCGCCTGCTGGCCACGGCGCTGGCGATGCAGCTGGTGCTGGGCAGCGCGGATCTCGTGTTCCAGAAGTGGGACACCAACCGCAAGATGAGGATGAGCCTGCAGGAGATAAAGGACGAGCGCAAGCAGAGCGAAGGCGATCCCCAGGTGCGCGCGCGCATCCGCGGGCTGCAGCACGACGCCGCCTACAACCGCATGCTTCAGGAAGTCACCAGGGCTGATGTGGTGGTCACCAACCCGACCCACCTGGCGGTGGCCATTCGCTACGACTCCGAGCGGATGAACGCCCCCACGGTGGTGGCCAAGGGCGCACGCCTGGTGGCCCAGCGCATTCGCGAACTGGCCCGCGAGAACGGTGTGCCCGTGATCGAGAACAAACCCATGGCGCGCGCCCTGTTCAAGGCCTGCGAGGTGGGCATGGAAATTCCCGGTGACTTCTACCGGGCCGTGGCCGAACTGCTGGCCTTCGTCTACCGGCTGGGCGGGAGGAAAGCCTCGTGAAACACGGCCGCCCCGACATCCTGCTGGCCTTCGGCATCGTCGGCATCCTGATCATGATGGTGATCCCGGTGCCCGCGATGCTGCTGGATCTGATGCTGGCGCTGAACATCATGCTGGGGCTGGTGATCCTGCTGGTCTCGCTGTATACGCTGGAGCCGCTCCAGTTCAGCATTTTCCCGGGGATGCTGCTGATCCTGACCCTGTTCAGGCTCTCGATGAACGTGGCCTCCACCCGGCTGATTCTGGGCACCGGCTACGCGGGCAAGGTGATCAGTGCCTTCGGCGAGTTCGTGGTGGGCGGCAACATCGTGGTTGGCTTCATCGTGTTCCTGATCCTGGTGCTGATCAACTTCATCGTGATCACCAAGGGCTCGGGCCGTGTGGCCGAAGTGGCCGCACGCTTCACCCTGGACGCCATGCCCGGCAAGCAGATGGCGATTGACGCCGACCTGAACAATGGCGTGATCACCGAGAAGGAAGCCCGCGAGCGCCGTGAGAAGATCTCGCGCGAAGCGGATTTCTATGGCGCGATGGACGGTGCCAGCAAGTTCGTGCGCGGCGACGCCATCGCCGGCCTGCTGATCACTCTGGTCAACCTGGTGGGCGGCATGGCCGTGGGCATGCTGCAGCTCAAGATGAGCGCGGCCGACGCGGCCCGGTCCTTCAGCCTGATGACCATCGGCGATGGTTTGGTGAACCAGATTCCTTCGCTGATCATCTCCGTGGCCGCGGGCATAATCGTGACCCGTGCGGGCAGCCGCAGCCACTTCGGCACGGACATGCAGAACCAGTTGCTGAACCAGGTGCGCCCGCTGGCCATCGCCAGCCTGGTCCTGTTCTTCTTCGCGCTGATGCCCGGCCTGCCCACGATTCCCTTCCTCGTGCTGGCCGTGCTCTCCGGGGTGCTGGCCCTGCGCCGCCGCAAGGAACTGGCACTCGAAGCCGCGGAAGAAGAAGCCGCCACCGCCGAGCCCACGGGCCCCGCCAAGGAGCGCATCGAAGACTACCTGAACCTGGACAGCATGGAAATCGAGCTGGGGTACGGTCTGATCGCGCTGGTCGATCGCGAAGCCGGCGGCGACCTGCTGACCCGTATCACCAGCCTGCGGCGTCAGGTGGCCCAGGAGCTGGGCATCATCGTGCCCCCGATCCGGATCCGTGACGACCTGAGCCTGCGACCCGACGAGTACCGGATCCGCATCCGGGGCAATGTGGTGGGCGCTTCCGAACTGCGCACAGGGTGCATCCTGGCACTCACGGGACCGGAAGAACTGCCGGGACTGAACGGCATTCCCACCACGGACCCGACCTTCGGCCTGCCCGCGCTCTGGATCCGCGAGAGCGAGCGTCGCAACGTGGAATCCCGCGGAGTGGCGGTGGTGGAGCCCTCGGCCGTGCTGGCGACCCATCTGGAAACCGTGGTGCGCCGTCATGCCTGGCGCCTGCTGAGCCTGCAGGACACCAAGAAGCTGCTCGAGAATCTCAAGGGCGAACACCAGGCCCTGGTCGAGGAACTGACTCCCGGCATTCTCAGTCTGGCCGCCGTGCACAAGGTGCTCCAGCGCCTGCTGAAGGAATCGGTGCCCGTGCGCGATCTCTGCACCGTGCTCGAGACCCTGGCGGACACCGGTTCACAGACCAAGGACACCGACATCCTGGTGGAGTACGCGCGCTTCGCCCTGAGCGGCTCGATCACGGCCCAGCTCAAGGGCGAGGATGGCCGGATCCGGGTGGTGACTCTGCGTCCCGAGCTGGAAGGCCGGCTGCAGCAGGAACAGGAAGGCAATCGCAACGGGGGCTTCAGCCCCGATGAATTCGCCGCCGTCGTGGCGGAACTGGCCGGCTGGCGGGATCGCCTGCAGGCCGAGGGCCGTGTGCCCGTGATCGTGACCCGTCCGGAAATCCGTTCCTACCTGCGGCGATTGCTGGAAGGCCCCCTGCCCGAGATGCAGGTGGTGTCCTACAGCGAACTGCAGCTGGATGTGGAGCTGGAATCCGTGGCGTCCATCGCCGCGCCGGAACCGAACGGCGCACGGCGTCCGCGAGTGGCGGCCGAGCCGCAACCCGCCTGAGTCGACAGTCAAACCCGCAGGGGAGGTTCTCATGTCCGCAGCCACTGTCCGCACCTTCAAGGGACGCAGCATGAATGATGTGTTGCGCCAGGTGAAGGCCGAGTTCGGTGACGATGCCATCATCGTGTCCAGCCGCCAACCCCAGGGACTGGCCGGCAGCCTGCTGGGCGAGAAGATCGTGGAAGTCACGGCCGCCCGTGCGCCCTCCGCGCGCCCGGGCATGGCCGCTCGCCACACGGCGGTGCCCGCACCCCCGGCGGCCGTCACGGCTTCGCCGGCAGCACGCAGCGAGCATCGGACTCACAGCCAGACCATGACCCTGACCGCCGGCGGAGACGAGGCCGTCGAGGAGCTGGAACTCTACCGGATCAAGCAGGACCTGCGCGAGATGAAGTTCGCCCTGCGCGATGTGTCACGCACCCTGAAGTATGGTGGCGGACACCTGCAGGGCGAAGCCGCCGAAGGTTTCGCGCGGCTCTGTGCCTCCGGCATGGGCGGTGAACTGGCCGAACAGTTGCTGAGCGAGGCCGCCGATTCGCTGGACCAGGCAGGCGGCAAACTGTCGCGCAGCCTGCTGGCCCAGGTCGCTCGACGCCTGCCCTGTGGCGGCAGGCCCGAGAATCACCGGGCCGGGCGCCCGCTGGTTCTGGCGCTCGTGGGTGCCACCGGTTCGGGCAAGACCAGCAGTCTGGCCAAGCTGCTCACCTCCCGCGAAGGGTTCGCCGGACGCCGGATGGGCATTCTGAGTCTGGATACCCGCAAGATGGCCGCCGTGGACCAGTTGCGTTCGCTGGCCCGCCTGCTCTCGATTCCGCTTGAAGTGGTCTGGAAGGCGCCGGAGATCCCGGCGGCCATGCAGCGCCTGGCGGGCTGCGAGGTGGTGCTCGTGGATACTCCCGGTGCTGGACCGGCGCGCCGGGTCGAACTGGAAGCTCTCAAGGTGAGACTGGATGCGGTGGAAGCCCAGGAGATTCACCTGGTGATGCACGCCGGTCTGCGCGAACCGGACCAATTGGCTCTGCTGGAAACCTATCGCGGACTGGGAGCGTCCCGTCTGCTGCTGACGCGCATGGACGAGTGCAGCCAAACCGGTGGCATTCTGGAACTGGCCGAACGGGCTCACATGCCCCTGAGCTGGCTGGGTACCGGCCCCGAGATCCCCGAGGATCTCAATCTGGCGCGCCCCGACCGCCTGGCCTCGTGGGTCCTGGGTGACGCCGCCAGCCTGGAGGTGCGGGCATGAGCGGACGCAGAATCCTGCTCACGGGCTTGCCCAGCGGGGTGGGCTGCAGCCGTCTGGCCATCGAGTTGGCACACGCCCTGGCCGACCTTGGACGTTCGACGGCGGTGGCCGGAGCCCTGAAGGACATGCCGCGCAGTTTTGCATCGCGCCCGGCGGGCAAGTCGCCCCATGGAGTGGTCTTCGGACTGGGCGGAGGCAATGCCTGGATTCCCCTCGAGCTGCTGCAGCCGGCCGGGCGTCAGGAAAGTCTGGCCGCGTTGGCCCCCGATTGCGAGTTCCTGCTGCTGGATCGTTTCACGGGACTGGCCATCGCCGATTCCGACTGGTACCGTCAGGCAACGGAAGTTATTGTTATTATTGACGGCCAGCCGGAAAGCGAAAGCAAGGCGCTGCACCTGCTGGGACGGATTGACAAGGCCTGGCCGACCTTGCCGGTGTATCTGGTTTTCAACCGGGTGGCAAGCTGGCCCGACTGGCAGGTGCTGGGGCGTGATTTCAACCAGAAAAGTGAGAAAGTCTGCCGGCGGCGCTTTCCTGCGCTTGGTGGAATGCCGATAACGGCAGAGATGGCTCGTTGCCGCCAGGAGGGAAGGTCCCTGCTGGATCTGTACCCGAATCATCCATGTTCCCGGAATCTCAAGCTGATGGCGCGGCAGTTGCTGCACC encodes the following:
- the flhA gene encoding flagellar biosynthesis protein FlhA; the encoded protein is MKHGRPDILLAFGIVGILIMMVIPVPAMLLDLMLALNIMLGLVILLVSLYTLEPLQFSIFPGMLLILTLFRLSMNVASTRLILGTGYAGKVISAFGEFVVGGNIVVGFIVFLILVLINFIVITKGSGRVAEVAARFTLDAMPGKQMAIDADLNNGVITEKEARERREKISREADFYGAMDGASKFVRGDAIAGLLITLVNLVGGMAVGMLQLKMSAADAARSFSLMTIGDGLVNQIPSLIISVAAGIIVTRAGSRSHFGTDMQNQLLNQVRPLAIASLVLFFFALMPGLPTIPFLVLAVLSGVLALRRRKELALEAAEEEAATAEPTGPAKERIEDYLNLDSMEIELGYGLIALVDREAGGDLLTRITSLRRQVAQELGIIVPPIRIRDDLSLRPDEYRIRIRGNVVGASELRTGCILALTGPEELPGLNGIPTTDPTFGLPALWIRESERRNVESRGVAVVEPSAVLATHLETVVRRHAWRLLSLQDTKKLLENLKGEHQALVEELTPGILSLAAVHKVLQRLLKESVPVRDLCTVLETLADTGSQTKDTDILVEYARFALSGSITAQLKGEDGRIRVVTLRPELEGRLQQEQEGNRNGGFSPDEFAAVVAELAGWRDRLQAEGRVPVIVTRPEIRSYLRRLLEGPLPEMQVVSYSELQLDVELESVASIAAPEPNGARRPRVAAEPQPA
- the flhB gene encoding flagellar biosynthesis protein FlhB, translating into MAEEFQEKTEEPTAKRREDARMEGQVARSQELNSAAVLMGASLVFFLGGRKLLEGLAGLMRDAMIQAPVRSLEVADATRMLNESALEVVWLSMPFLLGVGVLAFLASVAQVGWVVSAKALEPKLDKLNPIKGFAQMFSARSLGELIKSVAKIALIGWICWLLLQKELQGLLPMVYSTPMMILSHVGSIVLRLLATALAMQLVLGSADLVFQKWDTNRKMRMSLQEIKDERKQSEGDPQVRARIRGLQHDAAYNRMLQEVTRADVVVTNPTHLAVAIRYDSERMNAPTVVAKGARLVAQRIRELARENGVPVIENKPMARALFKACEVGMEIPGDFYRAVAELLAFVYRLGGRKAS